The Pseudarthrobacter sulfonivorans genome includes a window with the following:
- the mgrA gene encoding L-glyceraldehyde 3-phosphate reductase has product MTYSAAEDRYESMPYRRVGRSGLKLPAISLGLWHNFGDDKPFEVQRAILRRAFDLGVTHFDLANNYGPPYGAAETNFGRHFKDDFKPYRDELIISSKAGYDMWPGPYGNFGSGKYLLASLDQSLERMGLDYVDIFYSHRPDPETPMEETMGALDHAVRSGKALYAGISSYTPAQTLEAARILKELGTPLLIHQPSYSMLNRWTENGSPNLYEALEQVGAGCIAFSPLAQGMLTGRYLNGVPADSRAAQHKSLDEAMITPENLDRVRGLHRIAEGRGQTLAQMAIAWILREQGKGSSVTSALVGASSVRQLEDTLSAINNLDFTADEVNAIDEFAVESDINLWKQK; this is encoded by the coding sequence ATGACTTATTCAGCCGCGGAAGACCGCTATGAATCCATGCCCTACCGCCGCGTCGGACGCAGCGGACTGAAGCTGCCGGCCATTTCCCTTGGCCTGTGGCACAACTTCGGCGACGACAAGCCCTTCGAAGTGCAGCGCGCCATCCTGCGTCGCGCCTTCGATCTGGGCGTCACCCACTTCGACCTCGCAAACAACTACGGTCCGCCCTACGGCGCCGCCGAAACCAACTTCGGCCGCCACTTCAAGGACGACTTCAAGCCGTACCGCGACGAACTCATCATCTCCAGCAAGGCCGGCTACGACATGTGGCCGGGCCCGTACGGCAACTTTGGCTCCGGCAAGTACCTGCTGGCCAGCCTGGACCAGTCCTTGGAGCGCATGGGCCTGGATTACGTGGACATCTTCTACAGCCACCGCCCGGATCCGGAAACGCCGATGGAAGAGACCATGGGCGCGCTGGACCACGCAGTCCGCTCGGGCAAGGCCCTGTACGCGGGTATCTCGTCCTACACCCCGGCCCAGACTCTCGAGGCGGCGCGGATCCTGAAGGAACTGGGCACGCCGCTGCTGATCCACCAGCCGAGCTACTCCATGCTGAACCGCTGGACCGAGAACGGCAGCCCCAACCTCTACGAGGCCCTGGAGCAGGTGGGCGCCGGCTGCATCGCCTTCTCGCCGCTGGCCCAGGGAATGCTCACGGGCCGCTACCTCAACGGCGTGCCCGCGGATTCCCGGGCAGCGCAGCACAAGTCCCTGGACGAAGCCATGATCACTCCCGAGAACCTGGACCGCGTCCGCGGGCTCCACCGGATCGCCGAGGGCCGGGGCCAGACCCTCGCGCAAATGGCGATCGCCTGGATCCTCCGCGAGCAGGGCAAGGGCTCCTCCGTGACATCCGCACTCGTCGGCGCTTCCAGCGTCCGGCAACTGGAAGACACCCTGTCCGCCATCAACAACCTGGACTTCACCGCAGACGAGGTCAATGCCATCGACGAGTTCGCCGTCGAGTCGGACATCAACCTATGGAAGCAGAAGTAA
- a CDS encoding inositol-3-phosphate synthase, whose protein sequence is MSANPIRVAIVGVGNCAASLVQGVQYYRDADPQATIPGLMHVEFGKYHVNDVQFVAAFDVDGKKVGVDLADAILASENNTIKIADVPPTGVTVQRGHTLDGLGKYYLETIEQSAEEPVDIVAALRESKADVMVCYLPVGSEDAAHFYAQAAIDAGVAFVNALPVFIAGTKEWADKFTAAGVPIVGDDIKSQIGATITHRVMAKLFEDRGVTLDRTYQLNVGGNMDFKNMLERDRLESKKISKTQAVTSNVEADIAPRNVHIGPSDYVQWLDDRKWAFVRLEGRNFGDAPVSLEYKLEVWDSPNSAGVIIDAIRAAKIGLDRGIGGPLLSASSYFMKSPPEQFNDDLAREKVEAFIRGDLER, encoded by the coding sequence GTGTCTGCAAATCCGATTCGTGTTGCCATCGTTGGTGTGGGTAACTGCGCCGCCTCGCTCGTCCAGGGCGTGCAGTATTACCGTGACGCCGATCCCCAGGCCACGATCCCGGGTCTGATGCACGTGGAGTTCGGCAAGTACCACGTCAACGATGTCCAGTTTGTTGCCGCTTTTGATGTTGACGGCAAGAAGGTGGGCGTGGACCTCGCCGACGCCATCCTGGCCAGCGAGAACAACACCATCAAGATCGCCGACGTGCCCCCCACCGGCGTGACCGTCCAGCGCGGCCACACCCTGGACGGGCTCGGCAAGTACTACCTCGAGACCATCGAACAGTCCGCCGAAGAGCCCGTTGACATCGTCGCCGCGCTCCGCGAATCCAAGGCCGACGTTATGGTCTGCTACCTCCCGGTTGGGTCCGAGGATGCAGCGCACTTCTACGCGCAGGCTGCCATCGACGCCGGCGTGGCGTTCGTCAACGCCCTCCCCGTGTTCATCGCCGGCACCAAGGAATGGGCCGACAAGTTCACCGCCGCCGGCGTGCCGATCGTGGGCGACGACATCAAGAGCCAGATCGGTGCCACCATCACGCACCGGGTTATGGCCAAGCTCTTCGAAGACCGCGGCGTCACCCTGGACCGCACGTACCAGCTGAACGTCGGCGGCAACATGGACTTCAAGAACATGCTGGAGCGCGACCGCCTCGAGTCCAAGAAGATCTCCAAGACCCAGGCCGTGACCTCCAACGTTGAAGCCGACATTGCACCGCGCAACGTCCACATCGGCCCGTCCGACTACGTCCAGTGGCTCGACGACCGCAAATGGGCCTTCGTCCGCCTCGAAGGCCGCAACTTCGGCGATGCCCCCGTGTCGCTGGAATACAAGCTCGAAGTCTGGGACTCACCCAACTCCGCCGGCGTGATCATCGACGCCATCCGTGCCGCCAAGATCGGCCTGGACCGCGGCATCGGCGGCCCGCTGCTCTCCGCCTCCAGCTATTTCATGAAGTCCCCGCCGGAGCAGTTCAACGACGACCTCGCCCGTGAAAAGGTAGAGGCCTTCATCCGCGGCGACCTGGAGCGCTAA
- a CDS encoding helix-turn-helix domain-containing protein: protein MSRPAKSYSFEFKRALVERFLAGESGPALAVEAGLASRELLQKWVRAYRLDGEDGLRPKPKGRPRKPDSPPPAELPELERLRRENERLRAEVAYLGKLRALREQGRR, encoded by the coding sequence GTGAGCAGGCCGGCGAAGTCGTACTCGTTTGAGTTTAAGCGCGCTCTGGTGGAGCGGTTCCTCGCGGGTGAGTCCGGCCCGGCTCTGGCAGTGGAGGCGGGTTTGGCCTCGCGTGAGCTGCTGCAGAAGTGGGTCCGGGCGTATCGGCTGGACGGTGAGGACGGGTTGCGGCCAAAGCCCAAAGGCAGACCGCGGAAACCCGATTCCCCGCCACCCGCGGAGCTGCCCGAGCTTGAGCGGTTGCGGCGGGAGAACGAGCGGCTGCGCGCTGAGGTGGCGTACCTGGGAAAACTGCGGGCCTTGAGGGAACAGGGACGTCGGTAA
- a CDS encoding IS3 family transposase, producing MDVAGLARSTFFYHQARIQGPDPQEKLKAAVTEIFETNHGRYGHRRVHTELVKQGWTVAKKTVLKLMQALGLACKVRRRKRYNSYRGEQGAVAPNVLNREFEADAPNQKWVTDVTEFSVGDRKLYLSPVMDLFDRQIISYSLGLSPNLALTNDSLREALTCLQPGQQPLVHSDQGFQYRHASWRTLIEGAGGVQSMSRKGNCYDNAVMENFFGHLKEELFHRVRFLNTDALAAAIEEYIHWYNTKRISTKLKGLSPVQYRAQALAA from the coding sequence TTGGACGTCGCCGGGCTGGCCAGATCCACGTTCTTCTATCACCAGGCCCGGATCCAGGGGCCCGACCCGCAAGAGAAGCTCAAAGCGGCGGTCACGGAGATCTTCGAGACGAACCATGGCCGGTACGGGCACCGGCGGGTCCATACGGAGCTGGTCAAGCAAGGATGGACGGTCGCGAAGAAGACCGTGCTGAAGCTGATGCAGGCACTCGGACTGGCCTGCAAGGTCCGGCGCAGGAAGCGCTACAACTCCTACCGGGGCGAACAGGGCGCGGTAGCGCCCAACGTGCTGAACCGGGAGTTCGAGGCTGATGCACCGAACCAGAAGTGGGTTACCGATGTGACGGAGTTCAGCGTCGGCGACCGGAAGCTTTACCTTTCACCGGTCATGGACCTCTTCGACCGGCAGATCATTTCTTACTCTCTGGGCTTGTCGCCGAACCTGGCGCTCACCAACGATTCCCTGCGTGAGGCCCTGACCTGCCTGCAGCCCGGTCAGCAGCCGCTGGTGCACTCGGACCAGGGTTTCCAGTACCGCCACGCGTCCTGGCGCACCCTCATCGAGGGCGCCGGCGGGGTGCAATCAATGTCCCGCAAGGGCAATTGCTACGACAACGCCGTCATGGAGAACTTCTTCGGTCACCTCAAGGAAGAACTCTTCCACCGCGTCCGATTCCTCAACACCGACGCACTGGCAGCTGCAATCGAGGAATACATCCACTGGTACAACACCAAAAGAATCTCAACAAAGCTCAAGGGCCTAAGCCCGGTGCAATACCGTGCCCAGGCCCTTGCAGCTTAG